Proteins encoded in a region of the Populus alba chromosome 13, ASM523922v2, whole genome shotgun sequence genome:
- the LOC118054063 gene encoding alkylated DNA repair protein ALKBH6 homolog: MEGNLNEFLVGQLPTVIYMPNFITQTEETHLLQKIYEAPLSKWKSLKNRRLQNWGGVVYEKGLLPQDLPPWLTIITQRISEESGLFPSTINHVLINEYLPDQGIMPHQDGPAYFPVVAILSLGSPVVMDFTPHSRLRTCTDTWKNEVEEQNFGREAKETETEQMDNPETSVLLMPRSLLIFKDNAYSDYLHGIKDSEVHHCDKVINEVEALAHDKVNEPSFGTESADVQDVGSGDLNAIHRTAKRISLTCRLVLKVHKNIFKF; this comes from the exons ATGGAAGGAAATTTGAATGAATTTCTAGTAGGGCAGCTGCCAACTGTCATCTACATGCCTAATTTTATCACACAGACTGAAGAAACCCATCTTCTACAAAAG ATTTATGAAGCCCCTTTATCAAAGTGGAAATCTTTGAAGAACAGAAGACTTCAGAATTGGG GTGGTGTCGTCTACGAAAAAGGACTTCTACCCCAAGACT TGCCTCCCTGGTTAACGATAATTACACAAAGAATATCAGAAGAATCAGGGCTTTTCCCCTCAACAATCAATCACGTTCTCATCAATGAATACCTTCCTGACCAGGGAATaatg CCCCACCAGGATGGACCCGCATATTTTCCTGTAGTAGCTATACTTTCTCTTGGATCGCCTGTTGTCATGGACTTCACTCCACATTCACGGTTAAGAACATGCACAGACACGTGGAAAAATGAAGTTGAAGAACAAAATTTTGGTCGAGAAGCTAAAGAGACTGAGACAGAACAGATGGATAATCCTGAAACTTCAGTTCTATTGATGCCTCGGAGTCTACTTATATTCAAGGACAATGCCTACTCAG ACTACTTGCATGGCATAAAAGATAGCGAGGTTCATCATTGTGATAAG GTCATAAATGAAGTTGAAGCTCTTGCACATGATAAAGTCAATGAACCCTCCTTTGGCACTGAGAGTGCTGATGTTCAAGATGTGGGAAGTGGAGATCTCAATGCCATCCATCGGACAGCAAAAAGAATTTCATTGACTTGTCGATTAGTGTTGAAGGTTCACAAGAATATATTCAAGTTTTAA
- the LOC118054061 gene encoding light-mediated development protein DET1 isoform X1, whose translation MLRNNNVVARIFQRQIQTPPPGTSVHCARRFYENLVPSFTIYDVECPDHSFRKFTDDGQYLISFSRNHQDLIVYRPTWLSYSYKQEDCHLPSRAKRFDSFFTQLYCVPLASSNEVICKDFFLYVITNQFGLFATSTAQIHDAPAIGGAIQGVPSIERITFHLLRLEDGVILDEKVFRNDFINLAHNMGVFLYDDLLAVVSLRYQTIYILQIRESGNLVDVRAIGAFCREDDELFLNSNSQCMTVADKSKLHQSSGNHVNNGVHSNQLNSDNSFLSGIKQRLLSFIFQGIWSEETDKFQRVQCLKKKFYFHFQDYVDLIIWKVQFLDRHHLLIKFGSVDGGLQVSRSADHHASFFAVYNMETTEIVAFYQNSADELYLLFEQFCDHFYAMSRNSSYMNFISSHSNNIHALEQLRSIKYKASSLSQFVKKMLTSLPFSCQSLSPSPYFDQSLFRYDEKLISATDRHRPSTDHPIKFISRRQPHTLKFKIKPGPEAGSLDGRTKKVSSFLFHPFLPLALSIQQTLFLQPSVNIHFRG comes from the exons ATGTTGAGGAACAACAATGTGGTTGCCAGGATTTTTCAGCGCCAAATCCAAACTCCTCCTCCTGGAACCAGC GTTCATTGTGCTCGGCGATTCTATGAGAATTTAGTGCCTAGTTTTACCATATACGATGTTGAATGCCCCGATCATTCATTCCGCAAATTCACCGATGATGGTCAATACCTCATTAGTTTTAGCAGAAATCACCAGGATCTCATTGTTTATAGACCCACTTGGCTCTCCTATTCCTACAAACAAGAAGATTGTCATCTTCCATCTAGAGCTAAGAGGTTCGACAGCTTCTTCACTCAACTTTACTGTGTCCCCCTTGCTTCCAGCAATGAGGTTATTTGCAAAGATTTCTTTCTATATGTCATCACCAACCAGTTCGGACTCTTTGCTACTTCCACTGCTCAAATTCATGATGCACCTGCTATAGGAGGAGCTATTCAGGGAGTCCCTTCCATAGAAAGAATTACTTTTCACCTCTTGAG GTTGGAAGATGGGGTGATACTAGATGAGAAGGTCTTTCGCAATGATTTTATTAACTTGGCTCATAACATGGGTGTCTTCCTGTATGATGATTTACTGGCTGTTGTGTCGCTTCGCTATCAGACAATATACATTCTCCAAATTAGGGAATCTGGTAACCTTGTTGATGTGCGTGCGATAGGTGCATTTTGTCGTGAAGATGATGAACTTTTTCTTAATTCTAACAGTCAG TGCATGACAGTGGCTGACAAAAGTAAACTGCATCAATCATCTGGGAATCATGTCAATAATGGTGTCCATAGTAATCAGCTGAATTCAGACAATTCTTTTCTAAGTGGCATTAAACAACGCTTGCTCTCATTCATTTTTCAAGGAATATGGAGTGAAGAAACTGATAAATTCCAG AGGGTCCAGtgcttgaagaagaaattctaTTTCCATTTTCAAGATTATGTCGACTTGATTATTTGGAAG GTACAATTCTTGGATCGTCATCATTTGCTAATCAAGTTTGGGAGTGTTGATGGAGGG CTTCAGGTATCACGAAGTGCTGATCACCATGCATCATTCTTTGCTGTATATAACATGGAGACAACTGAAATCGTTGCATTTTACCAG AATTCAGCAGATGAGCTTTATCTCCTGTTTGAGCAGTTCTGCGACCACTTCTATGCTATGTCAAGAAATTCATCTTACATGAATTTCATATCATCACACTCAAATAACATCCATGCTCTTGAGCAACTACGGTCCATTAAGTATAAAGCCAGCAGTCTTTCACAG TTTGTGAAGAAGATGCTGACATCTTTACCTTTCAGTTGTCAATCACTGAGTCCTTCACCCTATTTTGATCAATCTCTCTTTCGGTACGATGAAAAG CTGATATCTGCGACTGACCGCCATAGACCATCAACAGATCATCCTATCAAGTTCATTTCTAGAAGGCAACCACATACCCTAAAATTTAAGATTAAGCCAG GTCCTGAAGCTGGAAGTTTGGATGGTCGAACAAAAAAGGTGTCGTCATTCCTGTTCCATCCTTTTTTACCCCTGGCTCTTTCCATTCAGCAGACGCTGTTCTTGCAACCATCAGTGAATATTCACTTTCGAGGGTGA
- the LOC118054061 gene encoding light-mediated development protein DET1 isoform X2 translates to MLRNNNVVARIFQRQIQTPPPGTSVHCARRFYENLVPSFTIYDVECPDHSFRKFTDDGQYLISFSRNHQDLIVYRPTWLSYSYKQEDCHLPSRAKRFDSFFTQLYCVPLASSNEVICKDFFLYVITNQFGLFATSTAQIHDAPAIGGAIQGVPSIERITFHLLRLEDGVILDEKVFRNDFINLAHNMGVFLYDDLLAVVSLRYQTIYILQIRESGNLVDVRAIGAFCREDDELFLNSNSQCMTVADKSKLHQSSGNHVNNGVHSNQLNSDNSFLSGIKQRLLSFIFQGIWSEETDKFQRVQCLKKKFYFHFQDYVDLIIWKVQFLDRHHLLIKFGSVDGGVSRSADHHASFFAVYNMETTEIVAFYQNSADELYLLFEQFCDHFYAMSRNSSYMNFISSHSNNIHALEQLRSIKYKASSLSQFVKKMLTSLPFSCQSLSPSPYFDQSLFRYDEKLISATDRHRPSTDHPIKFISRRQPHTLKFKIKPGPEAGSLDGRTKKVSSFLFHPFLPLALSIQQTLFLQPSVNIHFRG, encoded by the exons ATGTTGAGGAACAACAATGTGGTTGCCAGGATTTTTCAGCGCCAAATCCAAACTCCTCCTCCTGGAACCAGC GTTCATTGTGCTCGGCGATTCTATGAGAATTTAGTGCCTAGTTTTACCATATACGATGTTGAATGCCCCGATCATTCATTCCGCAAATTCACCGATGATGGTCAATACCTCATTAGTTTTAGCAGAAATCACCAGGATCTCATTGTTTATAGACCCACTTGGCTCTCCTATTCCTACAAACAAGAAGATTGTCATCTTCCATCTAGAGCTAAGAGGTTCGACAGCTTCTTCACTCAACTTTACTGTGTCCCCCTTGCTTCCAGCAATGAGGTTATTTGCAAAGATTTCTTTCTATATGTCATCACCAACCAGTTCGGACTCTTTGCTACTTCCACTGCTCAAATTCATGATGCACCTGCTATAGGAGGAGCTATTCAGGGAGTCCCTTCCATAGAAAGAATTACTTTTCACCTCTTGAG GTTGGAAGATGGGGTGATACTAGATGAGAAGGTCTTTCGCAATGATTTTATTAACTTGGCTCATAACATGGGTGTCTTCCTGTATGATGATTTACTGGCTGTTGTGTCGCTTCGCTATCAGACAATATACATTCTCCAAATTAGGGAATCTGGTAACCTTGTTGATGTGCGTGCGATAGGTGCATTTTGTCGTGAAGATGATGAACTTTTTCTTAATTCTAACAGTCAG TGCATGACAGTGGCTGACAAAAGTAAACTGCATCAATCATCTGGGAATCATGTCAATAATGGTGTCCATAGTAATCAGCTGAATTCAGACAATTCTTTTCTAAGTGGCATTAAACAACGCTTGCTCTCATTCATTTTTCAAGGAATATGGAGTGAAGAAACTGATAAATTCCAG AGGGTCCAGtgcttgaagaagaaattctaTTTCCATTTTCAAGATTATGTCGACTTGATTATTTGGAAG GTACAATTCTTGGATCGTCATCATTTGCTAATCAAGTTTGGGAGTGTTGATGGAGGG GTATCACGAAGTGCTGATCACCATGCATCATTCTTTGCTGTATATAACATGGAGACAACTGAAATCGTTGCATTTTACCAG AATTCAGCAGATGAGCTTTATCTCCTGTTTGAGCAGTTCTGCGACCACTTCTATGCTATGTCAAGAAATTCATCTTACATGAATTTCATATCATCACACTCAAATAACATCCATGCTCTTGAGCAACTACGGTCCATTAAGTATAAAGCCAGCAGTCTTTCACAG TTTGTGAAGAAGATGCTGACATCTTTACCTTTCAGTTGTCAATCACTGAGTCCTTCACCCTATTTTGATCAATCTCTCTTTCGGTACGATGAAAAG CTGATATCTGCGACTGACCGCCATAGACCATCAACAGATCATCCTATCAAGTTCATTTCTAGAAGGCAACCACATACCCTAAAATTTAAGATTAAGCCAG GTCCTGAAGCTGGAAGTTTGGATGGTCGAACAAAAAAGGTGTCGTCATTCCTGTTCCATCCTTTTTTACCCCTGGCTCTTTCCATTCAGCAGACGCTGTTCTTGCAACCATCAGTGAATATTCACTTTCGAGGGTGA
- the LOC118054064 gene encoding CBS domain-containing protein CBSX3, mitochondrial yields the protein MQGALRTCLTHGNVVKDSLLQHVRVLSPLLRPIVFSRFESVSSARIEEHGFESTRIADILKKKGKGADGSWLWCTTDDTVYDAVKSMTQHNVGALVVVKPGEQKSIAGIITERDYLRKIIVQGRSSKSTKVGDIMTEENKLITVTPDTKVLKAMQLMTDKRIRHIPVIDDKEMIGMVSIGDVVRAVVSEHREELDRLNAYIQGGY from the exons ATGCAAGGGGCACTTCGTACATGTTTAACCCATGGAAATGTTGTCAAAGATTCACTCTTGCAACATGTCCGTGTTTTGAGTCCACTTTTGCGGCCCATTGTGTTTTCTCGTTTTGAATCAGTCTCATCTGCTCGTATAGAAGAGCATGGCTTTGAGAGCACCAGAATTGCTGACATCCTCAAAAAGAAAGGTAAAGGTGCAGATGGCTCGTGGCTTTGGTGCACTACGGATGACACTGTTTATGATGCTGTCAAGTCG ATGACACAGCACAACGTTGGAGCCTTGGTTGTTGTCAAACCTGGAGAGCAGAAATCAATTGCAGGAATCATCACAGAGAGAG ACTATCTGCGGAAGATCATTGTGCAGGGAAGATCATCCAAGTCAACCAAGGTTGGGGACATCATGACTGAAGAG AACAAGCTCATCACTGTCACGCCAGATACCAAAGTTCTGAAGGCTATGCAATTGATGACAG ATAAACGCATCAGGCACATTCCTGTGATTGATGATAAGGAAATGATTGGCATGGTATCAATTGGAGATGTTGTCCGTGCTGTGGTGAGTGAGCACCGGGAGGAGCTGGACCGCCTGAATGCTTACATACAAGGAGGTTACTGA
- the LOC118054061 gene encoding light-mediated development protein DET1 isoform X3: MLRNNNVVARIFQRQIQTPPPGTSVHCARRFYENLVPSFTIYDVECPDHSFRKFTDDGQYLISFSRNHQDLIVYRPTWLSYSYKQEDCHLPSRAKRFDSFFTQLYCVPLASSNEVICKDFFLYVITNQFGLFATSTAQIHDAPAIGGAIQGVPSIERITFHLLRLEDGVILDEKVFRNDFINLAHNMGVFLYDDLLAVVSLRYQTIYILQIRESGNLVDVRAIGAFCREDDELFLNSNSQCMTVADKSKLHQSSGNHVNNGVHSNQLNSDNSFLSGIKQRLLSFIFQGIWSEETDKFQRVQCLKKKFYFHFQDYVDLIIWKLQVSRSADHHASFFAVYNMETTEIVAFYQNSADELYLLFEQFCDHFYAMSRNSSYMNFISSHSNNIHALEQLRSIKYKASSLSQFVKKMLTSLPFSCQSLSPSPYFDQSLFRYDEKLISATDRHRPSTDHPIKFISRRQPHTLKFKIKPGPEAGSLDGRTKKVSSFLFHPFLPLALSIQQTLFLQPSVNIHFRG, translated from the exons ATGTTGAGGAACAACAATGTGGTTGCCAGGATTTTTCAGCGCCAAATCCAAACTCCTCCTCCTGGAACCAGC GTTCATTGTGCTCGGCGATTCTATGAGAATTTAGTGCCTAGTTTTACCATATACGATGTTGAATGCCCCGATCATTCATTCCGCAAATTCACCGATGATGGTCAATACCTCATTAGTTTTAGCAGAAATCACCAGGATCTCATTGTTTATAGACCCACTTGGCTCTCCTATTCCTACAAACAAGAAGATTGTCATCTTCCATCTAGAGCTAAGAGGTTCGACAGCTTCTTCACTCAACTTTACTGTGTCCCCCTTGCTTCCAGCAATGAGGTTATTTGCAAAGATTTCTTTCTATATGTCATCACCAACCAGTTCGGACTCTTTGCTACTTCCACTGCTCAAATTCATGATGCACCTGCTATAGGAGGAGCTATTCAGGGAGTCCCTTCCATAGAAAGAATTACTTTTCACCTCTTGAG GTTGGAAGATGGGGTGATACTAGATGAGAAGGTCTTTCGCAATGATTTTATTAACTTGGCTCATAACATGGGTGTCTTCCTGTATGATGATTTACTGGCTGTTGTGTCGCTTCGCTATCAGACAATATACATTCTCCAAATTAGGGAATCTGGTAACCTTGTTGATGTGCGTGCGATAGGTGCATTTTGTCGTGAAGATGATGAACTTTTTCTTAATTCTAACAGTCAG TGCATGACAGTGGCTGACAAAAGTAAACTGCATCAATCATCTGGGAATCATGTCAATAATGGTGTCCATAGTAATCAGCTGAATTCAGACAATTCTTTTCTAAGTGGCATTAAACAACGCTTGCTCTCATTCATTTTTCAAGGAATATGGAGTGAAGAAACTGATAAATTCCAG AGGGTCCAGtgcttgaagaagaaattctaTTTCCATTTTCAAGATTATGTCGACTTGATTATTTGGAAG CTTCAGGTATCACGAAGTGCTGATCACCATGCATCATTCTTTGCTGTATATAACATGGAGACAACTGAAATCGTTGCATTTTACCAG AATTCAGCAGATGAGCTTTATCTCCTGTTTGAGCAGTTCTGCGACCACTTCTATGCTATGTCAAGAAATTCATCTTACATGAATTTCATATCATCACACTCAAATAACATCCATGCTCTTGAGCAACTACGGTCCATTAAGTATAAAGCCAGCAGTCTTTCACAG TTTGTGAAGAAGATGCTGACATCTTTACCTTTCAGTTGTCAATCACTGAGTCCTTCACCCTATTTTGATCAATCTCTCTTTCGGTACGATGAAAAG CTGATATCTGCGACTGACCGCCATAGACCATCAACAGATCATCCTATCAAGTTCATTTCTAGAAGGCAACCACATACCCTAAAATTTAAGATTAAGCCAG GTCCTGAAGCTGGAAGTTTGGATGGTCGAACAAAAAAGGTGTCGTCATTCCTGTTCCATCCTTTTTTACCCCTGGCTCTTTCCATTCAGCAGACGCTGTTCTTGCAACCATCAGTGAATATTCACTTTCGAGGGTGA